In Chitinophaga sp. HK235, a single window of DNA contains:
- the hisH gene encoding imidazole glycerol phosphate synthase subunit HisH has protein sequence MKTVIIKYNAGNIRSVQFALERLGVTGIVTDNPEEILSADKVIFPGVGEASTAMRYLQERNLDKLITGLKQPVLGICLGMQLLCRHSEENNTPCMGIFDVEVKRFTSPVENLLKIPQIGWNNITGLHSVLFEHVPENAYMYFVHSYYAALGADTVAMANYVINYSAALQKDNFYAVQFHPEKSSAGGARIIENFLNL, from the coding sequence ATGAAAACGGTCATTATAAAATACAACGCCGGTAATATCCGCTCTGTGCAGTTTGCGCTGGAGCGTCTGGGTGTAACTGGCATTGTAACGGATAATCCGGAAGAGATCCTGTCGGCTGACAAAGTGATCTTTCCTGGTGTTGGCGAAGCCAGCACCGCCATGCGTTACCTGCAGGAAAGGAACCTGGATAAACTGATCACCGGCCTGAAACAGCCTGTGCTGGGCATTTGTCTGGGTATGCAGCTGTTGTGCCGCCACTCGGAAGAAAATAATACCCCCTGCATGGGTATTTTTGATGTGGAAGTAAAACGGTTTACCTCTCCGGTGGAAAACCTGCTGAAGATACCACAGATTGGCTGGAACAATATTACCGGCCTGCACAGCGTGCTGTTTGAACATGTGCCGGAAAATGCCTACATGTATTTTGTGCATAGCTATTACGCTGCGCTCGGTGCAGACACGGTAGCAATGGCCAACTATGTGATCAACTACAGTGCGGCACTGCAGAAGGATAATTTTTACGCGGTACAGTTCCACCCGGAGAAGTCTTCAGCAGGTGGCGCCCGTATTATTGAAAACTTTTTGAACTTGTAA
- the trpB gene encoding tryptophan synthase subunit beta, whose product MDIAIDTSKSRYQVDKNGYYGRFGGAYIPEMLFPNVDELQRRYMEILSDPSFQQEFEALLQDYVGRPSPLFFAKRLSEKYKAQIYLKREDLNHTGAHKVNNTIGQILLAQRLGKKRIIAETGAGQHGVATATVCALMGLECVVYMGSIDIERQAPNVARMKMLGATVVPATSGSKTLKDATNEAIRDWINNPVDTHYILGTAAGPHPYPDMVARLQSVISEEIRKQLLAKTGNANPDYVVACIGGGSNAAGAFFHYLDEESVKLVAVEAGGKGVHSGFSAATTQLGKIGIIHASKTLLMQTEDGQIVEPHSISAGLDYPGIGPMHAHLYETGRAMFLDATDEEALAAGYELSRLEGIIPAMESAHALAKLKDLPLNPDDVVVVCLSGRGDKDLDTYIRHMNK is encoded by the coding sequence ATGGACATTGCAATTGATACCAGCAAATCCAGATATCAGGTAGATAAGAATGGCTATTATGGCAGGTTCGGTGGCGCCTATATCCCTGAGATGCTGTTTCCCAACGTGGACGAACTGCAACGCAGATATATGGAAATACTCAGCGACCCATCCTTTCAGCAGGAGTTTGAAGCACTGCTGCAGGACTATGTAGGCCGCCCTTCCCCATTATTTTTCGCCAAACGTTTATCTGAAAAATACAAGGCACAGATCTATCTTAAAAGAGAAGACCTGAACCATACCGGTGCCCATAAAGTAAACAATACCATCGGACAGATACTGCTGGCCCAACGCCTGGGTAAAAAACGTATCATCGCAGAAACCGGTGCCGGTCAGCACGGCGTGGCCACCGCCACCGTGTGCGCGCTCATGGGACTGGAATGTGTGGTTTATATGGGCAGCATCGATATCGAAAGACAGGCACCCAACGTAGCCCGTATGAAAATGCTCGGCGCTACCGTAGTGCCGGCCACCAGCGGTAGTAAAACGTTGAAAGACGCCACCAACGAGGCTATCCGTGACTGGATCAACAACCCGGTGGATACACATTACATCCTGGGTACCGCTGCCGGTCCGCATCCTTACCCTGATATGGTGGCCCGGCTCCAGTCAGTGATCAGTGAAGAAATCAGAAAACAGCTGCTGGCCAAAACCGGCAACGCCAACCCTGATTATGTAGTGGCTTGTATCGGTGGCGGTAGTAACGCTGCCGGCGCATTTTTCCATTACCTCGATGAAGAATCCGTAAAGCTGGTGGCAGTAGAAGCAGGTGGTAAAGGGGTGCACAGCGGTTTCTCCGCTGCCACCACACAGCTGGGCAAAATCGGTATCATCCACGCCAGCAAAACACTGCTCATGCAAACGGAAGACGGACAGATCGTAGAGCCACACTCTATCTCCGCCGGCCTCGACTATCCCGGTATAGGACCCATGCACGCCCATCTGTATGAAACAGGACGCGCCATGTTCCTCGACGCTACCGACGAAGAAGCCCTGGCCGCCGGTTATGAGCTGAGCAGACTGGAAGGTATCATCCCCGCCATGGAATCTGCCCACGCACTGGCCAAACTGAAAGACCTGCCACTCAACCCTGATGATGTCGTGGTAGTATGTCTCTCCGGCCGCGGTGATAAAGACCTGGATACCTATATCCGTCACATGAATAAATAA
- the hisA gene encoding 1-(5-phosphoribosyl)-5-[(5-phosphoribosylamino)methylideneamino]imidazole-4-carboxamide isomerase: MEIRRISVEDTLSLRRDVLYPDASLETVKVDQDEDGLHFGVFDGGQLVTVVSLFMGREEAQFRKLATLPAAQGKGYGKAVLAHLVDICRKEKIKLLWCNARDTAVSFYDRLGYVARGNYFIKGGINFIRMELPLEQSKAKTFEIIPAIDIIGGKCVRLTQGDYSQQKVYNEHPLEVAKEFEALGVRRLHLVDLDGAKKGAVVNWKVLENIAGKTSLVTDFGGGIKTDKDLGIVYECGAVLATIGSVAVKSPELFFSWVERYGADKIFLGADVKDEKLAVGGWLETTDLSVFDFLADNISRGVHNIFCTDIAKDGLLAGPSTELYKKIIAQFSGINFVASGGVSHIGDVAALQEIGCSGVIIGKAIYEGKISTAELKSFL; encoded by the coding sequence ATGGAAATCAGAAGGATTAGTGTAGAAGATACCTTGTCGTTGCGCCGGGATGTTTTGTATCCTGATGCATCGCTGGAAACAGTAAAGGTAGATCAGGATGAAGATGGCCTTCACTTCGGGGTATTTGATGGCGGTCAGCTGGTCACGGTAGTATCGTTGTTCATGGGTAGGGAAGAGGCACAGTTCCGTAAGCTGGCCACACTGCCGGCGGCCCAGGGCAAGGGTTATGGGAAAGCAGTACTGGCACACCTGGTGGACATCTGCCGGAAGGAAAAAATCAAACTGCTCTGGTGTAATGCCCGTGATACGGCAGTTTCTTTTTACGACCGCCTCGGGTATGTTGCCCGGGGCAATTATTTTATAAAAGGGGGAATCAACTTCATACGAATGGAATTACCACTGGAGCAGTCCAAAGCCAAAACATTCGAGATCATTCCGGCCATTGATATCATCGGTGGAAAATGTGTACGCCTTACCCAGGGCGACTACAGCCAGCAGAAAGTGTACAACGAACATCCGCTGGAAGTAGCGAAGGAGTTTGAAGCACTGGGTGTGCGCCGCCTCCATCTCGTAGATCTGGACGGTGCCAAAAAGGGAGCGGTGGTTAACTGGAAAGTGCTGGAGAATATTGCCGGTAAAACCTCACTGGTAACGGATTTTGGCGGCGGTATCAAAACAGATAAAGACCTGGGGATCGTATATGAATGTGGTGCTGTCCTGGCTACCATTGGTAGTGTGGCCGTGAAATCACCGGAGCTGTTTTTCAGCTGGGTAGAACGTTACGGCGCTGATAAAATATTCCTGGGCGCAGATGTGAAAGATGAGAAGCTCGCCGTAGGCGGATGGCTGGAAACGACAGACCTGTCTGTGTTTGATTTCCTGGCAGATAATATCAGCCGTGGCGTGCATAATATCTTCTGTACTGATATCGCTAAGGACGGTCTGCTGGCAGGCCCTTCCACAGAGCTGTATAAGAAGATCATTGCACAGTTTTCCGGTATCAACTTTGTGGCCAGCGGAGGCGTAAGCCATATCGGTGATGTGGCGGCATTGCAGGAGATTGGCTGTAGTGGCGTGATCATCGGCAAAGCGATCTACGAAGGAAAAATTTCAACAGCGGAATTAAAATCATTCCTGTAA
- a CDS encoding phosphoribosylanthranilate isomerase: protein MRIKVCGITRVNDLQGLVANQVDYAGFIFYERSPRFAASRIDARSVRETTGIRKVGVFVNASAEQIKRTVTDYALDMVQLHGDETPEFCAAIREIVPVIKAFRIGKNVNWETELAAFVPVTDYFLFDTASEKGYGGTGERFNWELLQQYPFDHPFLLSGGIAPEDAAIIGTLQLPALFAIDINSKFEEAPGIKQLDKVKQFVDDVRQITK from the coding sequence ATGCGTATTAAAGTTTGCGGTATCACAAGAGTCAACGACCTGCAGGGCCTCGTAGCCAATCAGGTAGACTATGCCGGTTTTATCTTTTACGAACGGTCGCCCCGCTTTGCAGCGAGCAGGATAGATGCCCGCAGCGTCCGGGAAACCACCGGTATCCGGAAAGTGGGCGTATTTGTGAATGCATCCGCCGAACAGATAAAACGTACCGTAACAGACTATGCCCTCGATATGGTACAGCTGCATGGTGATGAAACACCTGAATTTTGCGCCGCCATCCGGGAAATAGTGCCGGTCATCAAAGCTTTTCGTATAGGCAAAAACGTTAACTGGGAAACGGAGCTGGCCGCCTTTGTGCCGGTAACGGATTATTTCCTCTTCGACACAGCCTCCGAAAAAGGCTATGGTGGCACAGGAGAGCGGTTCAACTGGGAGCTGCTGCAGCAGTATCCGTTTGATCATCCTTTCCTGCTGAGCGGCGGTATCGCTCCGGAAGATGCGGCCATCATCGGCACTTTACAGCTGCCTGCCCTGTTTGCAATAGACATCAACAGCAAATTCGAAGAGGCTCCCGGCATTAAACAACTGGACAAGGTGAAGCAGTTTGTGGACGATGTGCGTCAGATAACTAAATAA
- the trpA gene encoding tryptophan synthase subunit alpha, whose protein sequence is MQNRIDQLFASKPNGILNIYCTAGFPELNDTLPVMTALQQHGADLIELGMPFSDPLADGPVIQDSSTRALKNGMSLHKLFEQLEGFRERIHVPVILMGYLNPVLLYGVEAFVKKCAETGIDGLIIPDLPMAEFETDYKAVFEKYNVHLIFLVTPETSDERIRKIDGLSKGFLYAVSSSSTTGKDKDMSGQQAYFERLQGLQLHNPVLIGFGIKDKATFDAATRYTNGAIIGTAFIKAVEHSRDIDGTVRTFIESIKK, encoded by the coding sequence ATGCAAAATCGTATTGACCAACTGTTTGCCTCCAAACCAAACGGTATTCTGAATATATATTGCACCGCCGGTTTCCCGGAACTGAATGATACCCTGCCGGTGATGACCGCCCTGCAACAACATGGCGCAGACCTCATCGAGCTGGGCATGCCTTTCTCCGATCCGCTGGCCGATGGCCCCGTGATCCAGGACAGCAGCACCCGCGCACTGAAAAACGGTATGAGCCTTCATAAACTGTTTGAACAGCTGGAAGGATTCCGTGAACGTATACACGTCCCCGTTATACTGATGGGATACCTCAACCCGGTACTGCTGTACGGTGTGGAAGCCTTTGTGAAAAAATGTGCGGAAACAGGTATAGACGGCCTCATCATCCCTGACCTGCCCATGGCAGAGTTTGAAACGGACTATAAAGCTGTCTTTGAAAAATACAATGTACACCTCATTTTTCTGGTAACACCGGAAACAAGTGATGAGCGCATCCGGAAGATAGACGGTCTCAGCAAAGGGTTTCTGTACGCGGTATCTTCTTCTTCCACCACCGGAAAAGACAAGGATATGTCTGGCCAGCAGGCTTATTTTGAACGCCTGCAGGGTCTGCAGCTCCACAATCCGGTGCTGATCGGATTTGGTATCAAAGACAAGGCTACCTTTGATGCGGCCACCCGGTATACCAACGGCGCCATCATCGGTACCGCCTTTATCAAAGCAGTAGAACATAGCAGGGATATTGACGGAACAGTGCGTACCTTTATTGAATCCATCAAAAAATAA
- the hisF gene encoding imidazole glycerol phosphate synthase subunit HisF has protein sequence MLTKRIIPCLDIKDGRTVKGVNFENVRDAGDPIELGALYAAQGADELVFLDITATNERRKTLSELVSRIARHVDIPFTVGGGIAEVEDVSALLQSGADKISVNTAAFKNPELLDRLAREFGSQCIVLAIDTRFEEGDWYVYLNGGRVKTDRKAYDWAKEAVDRGVGEILLTSMNNDGTKQGFALDITAQLSQNLHVPVIASGGAGTMQHFVDVFENAQADAALAASIFHYKEIEIQALKTFLYQKGVNVRF, from the coding sequence ATGCTTACCAAACGTATCATACCTTGTCTGGATATTAAAGACGGTCGTACCGTTAAAGGCGTTAATTTCGAAAATGTCCGGGATGCCGGCGATCCTATTGAGCTGGGCGCTTTATACGCAGCACAGGGAGCTGATGAACTGGTATTTCTGGATATAACGGCGACGAATGAACGAAGAAAAACACTGTCTGAACTGGTGTCCCGCATCGCCCGCCACGTCGATATTCCGTTTACCGTAGGTGGCGGCATTGCTGAGGTGGAAGATGTAAGTGCACTGCTGCAGTCCGGTGCCGATAAAATATCCGTTAATACTGCTGCTTTCAAAAATCCGGAACTGCTGGACCGTCTGGCACGGGAGTTTGGCAGTCAGTGTATTGTACTGGCCATCGATACCCGTTTTGAAGAGGGCGACTGGTACGTATACCTCAACGGAGGCCGGGTGAAAACTGACCGTAAAGCATATGACTGGGCGAAAGAAGCGGTGGACCGTGGTGTGGGAGAGATACTGCTCACTTCCATGAACAACGATGGCACCAAACAGGGCTTCGCACTCGACATTACGGCGCAGCTGTCACAAAACCTGCATGTGCCGGTGATTGCATCAGGAGGTGCGGGCACTATGCAACATTTCGTGGACGTATTCGAAAATGCCCAGGCTGATGCAGCGCTGGCCGCCAGTATCTTCCACTATAAAGAAATAGAAATACAGGCACTCAAAACCTTCCTCTACCAGAAAGGTGTGAATGTCAGATTTTAA
- the trpD gene encoding anthranilate phosphoribosyltransferase translates to MKKILNYLFEHKTFSREGAKDILINISKGMYNESELAAFMTVFLMRSITIDELLGFRDALLELCIPVKLNGYDVLDIVGTGGDAKNTFNISTLSCFIVAGAGGKVAKHGNYGVSSISGASNLMELVGYKFKADDAKLRTELEEAGLCFLHAPLFHPALKNVAGIRRELGIRTFFNMLGPLVNPAFAQHQLIGVYSLEMARVYNYLFQQTDKKYVIVHSLDGYDEISLTADTKIITNAGEQVMTPEQLGKRKVHPEDIYGGNTVEEAAKIFMKILKGEGTWAQNSVVLANAAMGLYSLDKYNNYEDAFAAAVESLESGNAHKAFKKLIELQ, encoded by the coding sequence ATGAAAAAGATACTTAACTATCTGTTTGAACATAAAACATTCAGCCGCGAAGGCGCCAAAGATATTCTCATTAACATCTCCAAAGGCATGTACAACGAAAGCGAACTGGCTGCTTTCATGACCGTGTTCCTTATGCGCAGCATCACCATCGATGAGCTGCTGGGCTTCCGTGATGCCCTCCTGGAGTTGTGCATCCCTGTAAAACTCAATGGTTACGATGTCCTGGACATCGTAGGTACCGGCGGTGATGCAAAAAATACTTTTAATATTTCTACCTTGTCCTGCTTTATCGTAGCAGGTGCCGGTGGTAAAGTGGCCAAACACGGCAACTACGGCGTGTCTTCCATCAGCGGTGCTTCCAACCTCATGGAGCTGGTAGGCTATAAGTTTAAGGCAGACGACGCCAAACTCAGGACAGAGCTGGAAGAAGCCGGCCTCTGTTTCCTTCACGCGCCGCTGTTCCATCCGGCACTGAAAAATGTGGCCGGCATCCGTCGTGAACTGGGTATCCGCACATTCTTTAACATGCTCGGCCCGCTGGTAAACCCAGCCTTCGCCCAACACCAGCTGATAGGCGTATACAGCCTCGAAATGGCTCGTGTGTACAATTATCTGTTCCAGCAAACAGATAAAAAATATGTGATCGTACACAGCCTCGACGGCTATGATGAAATATCACTGACTGCTGATACCAAGATTATCACCAACGCCGGTGAACAGGTCATGACACCTGAACAACTGGGTAAACGTAAAGTACATCCGGAAGATATCTATGGTGGCAACACGGTGGAAGAAGCCGCGAAGATCTTTATGAAGATACTGAAAGGAGAAGGCACCTGGGCGCAGAACTCCGTAGTATTGGCCAATGCCGCTATGGGTCTCTACAGCCTCGATAAATACAACAACTACGAAGATGCTTTTGCCGCTGCCGTAGAATCCCTGGAATCAGGAAATGCCCATAAAGCATTTAAAAAATTGATTGAATTACAGTAA
- a CDS encoding aminodeoxychorismate/anthranilate synthase component II: MNILVFDNYDSFTYNLVHLVEKLINGKVTVVRNDEIPLEKVNDYDKIILSPGPGIPEEAGLLLPLIKEYAPTKSIFGVCLGLQAIGQAFGGSLINLKEVYHGVATNVKIVSDAGRIFNGLPRDIQAGRYHSWVIDKATLPADLILTAEDADGFIMALQHNKYDVSGVQFHPESVLTPLGEQMLKNWLEL; encoded by the coding sequence ATGAACATCCTGGTTTTCGATAATTACGACTCATTTACATACAATCTCGTTCATCTGGTGGAGAAGCTGATTAACGGCAAGGTGACCGTTGTCCGCAATGATGAAATTCCCCTGGAAAAAGTGAACGATTACGATAAGATCATTTTATCTCCCGGCCCTGGCATTCCGGAAGAGGCAGGCCTGCTGTTGCCGCTGATAAAGGAATATGCACCTACCAAATCCATCTTCGGTGTATGCCTCGGTTTACAGGCTATCGGTCAGGCTTTTGGCGGTTCGCTGATCAATCTGAAGGAAGTGTACCACGGTGTGGCCACCAACGTAAAAATAGTATCCGATGCCGGCCGCATCTTCAATGGCCTGCCCCGCGATATTCAGGCCGGCCGTTATCACTCCTGGGTGATCGACAAAGCTACCCTGCCGGCAGACCTCATCCTCACGGCAGAAGATGCAGACGGTTTTATCATGGCCCTGCAACATAATAAGTACGATGTAAGCGGTGTGCAGTTTCACCCTGAAAGTGTACTCACACCCCTGGGAGAACAAATGCTGAAAAACTGGCTGGAATTATAG
- the trpC gene encoding indole-3-glycerol phosphate synthase TrpC, with protein MKNILAEIVAHKQIEVAARKLQRSAEELQQTSMFEREPLSLRSFLQNPDKTGIIAEFKRRSPSKGLINGEATVQQVTTAYTRYGASGLSVLTDEKYFGGSSDDLQQARSFNQIPILRKDFVIDEYQILEAKAIGADVILLIAECLDAAQVAHLAQFAHNLGLEVLLEVHSEAQLEKVTAHTHLVGVNNRDLVTFKVDFNRSCELAPKIPADKIKVAESGINDPAAIVTLKAAGFQGFLIGEHFMKQEDPAHAFENFVQTLNDLQAK; from the coding sequence ATGAAAAATATTTTAGCAGAAATAGTTGCCCACAAACAGATAGAAGTAGCTGCCCGCAAACTGCAACGCAGTGCGGAAGAACTGCAGCAGACGTCTATGTTTGAACGCGAGCCCCTGTCGCTCCGCAGTTTCCTGCAGAACCCGGATAAAACCGGCATCATAGCAGAATTCAAAAGACGTTCTCCATCCAAAGGACTCATCAACGGTGAAGCGACCGTTCAACAGGTGACTACGGCTTATACCCGCTATGGTGCCTCCGGACTGTCAGTGCTCACAGATGAAAAATATTTTGGTGGCTCTTCAGATGACCTGCAACAGGCCCGCAGCTTTAATCAGATACCCATCCTGCGCAAGGATTTTGTGATCGATGAATACCAGATTCTCGAAGCAAAAGCCATCGGTGCTGATGTGATACTGCTGATCGCTGAATGTCTGGATGCCGCACAGGTAGCGCACCTGGCGCAGTTTGCGCATAACCTCGGACTGGAAGTGCTGCTGGAAGTGCACAGCGAAGCACAGCTGGAAAAAGTGACCGCACATACGCACCTGGTAGGTGTCAACAACCGCGACCTGGTGACGTTTAAGGTAGACTTCAACCGCTCCTGCGAACTGGCGCCTAAAATACCGGCCGATAAAATAAAAGTAGCAGAGAGCGGCATCAATGATCCTGCTGCCATCGTAACGCTGAAAGCTGCCGGCTTCCAGGGTTTCCTGATCGGTGAACATTTCATGAAACAGGAAGATCCGGCCCATGCTTTTGAAAATTTTGTGCAGACATTAAACGATCTGCAGGCTAAATAA
- the hisIE gene encoding bifunctional phosphoribosyl-AMP cyclohydrolase/phosphoribosyl-ATP diphosphatase HisIE has protein sequence MQIDFEKSADGLVPAIIQDAATGKVLMLGYMNREALDKTLAENKVTFYSRSKQRLWTKGEESGNFLLLQDLKVDCDSDTILIKANPVGPVCHTGADTCWNEVNASNDFLAKLESIITDRKNNPSDKSYTSQLFARGINKVAQKVGEEAVEVVIEAKDNNDELFLNESADLLYHYLVLLQAKGFTLVDVIKVLKERHK, from the coding sequence ATGCAGATAGATTTTGAAAAATCGGCCGATGGCCTGGTACCGGCCATCATACAGGACGCCGCCACCGGCAAGGTGCTCATGCTCGGTTATATGAACCGCGAAGCACTCGACAAAACCCTCGCTGAAAATAAAGTCACCTTCTACAGCCGCTCCAAACAACGCCTGTGGACCAAAGGAGAAGAAAGCGGCAATTTCCTGCTGCTGCAGGACCTCAAGGTTGACTGCGACTCTGATACCATTCTTATCAAAGCCAATCCGGTAGGCCCCGTATGTCATACCGGCGCTGACACCTGCTGGAATGAAGTTAATGCCAGCAATGATTTCCTGGCAAAGCTGGAAAGCATTATCACCGACAGAAAAAACAATCCTTCCGACAAATCCTACACCTCCCAGCTGTTTGCCAGAGGCATCAACAAAGTGGCGCAGAAAGTAGGGGAGGAAGCTGTGGAAGTGGTGATAGAAGCCAAAGATAATAATGATGAACTTTTCCTGAACGAATCGGCCGACCTGCTCTATCACTACCTGGTACTGCTGCAGGCCAAAGGTTTTACCCTGGTCGACGTTATAAAGGTGTTAAAAGAAAGACATAAATAA